The proteins below are encoded in one region of Streptomyces sp. NBC_00490:
- a CDS encoding GTP-binding protein — protein MDFASSDGGRATTSAKIVVAGGFGVGKTTFVGAVSEINPLRTEAVMTSASAGIDDLTHTGGKTTTTVAMDFGRITLDQDLILYLFGTPGQDRFWFMWDDLVRGAIGAIVLVDTRRLADCFPAVDYFENSGLPFVVALNGFEGHQPYAPEEVREALQIGPDTPIITTDARHRSDAKSALITLVEHALMARLR, from the coding sequence GTGGACTTCGCAAGCTCTGACGGAGGCCGGGCGACCACCTCCGCGAAGATCGTGGTGGCCGGCGGCTTCGGCGTCGGCAAGACCACGTTCGTGGGCGCCGTCTCCGAGATCAACCCGCTGCGCACCGAGGCCGTCATGACCTCGGCGAGCGCGGGGATCGACGACCTCACGCACACCGGGGGCAAGACGACCACCACGGTCGCCATGGACTTCGGACGCATCACCCTGGACCAGGACCTGATCCTGTACCTCTTCGGTACGCCGGGCCAGGACCGGTTCTGGTTCATGTGGGACGACCTGGTGCGCGGTGCCATCGGCGCGATCGTGCTGGTGGACACCCGCCGTCTCGCCGACTGCTTCCCCGCGGTCGACTACTTCGAGAACTCGGGACTCCCCTTCGTCGTCGCGCTCAACGGCTTCGAGGGGCACCAGCCCTACGCACCCGAGGAGGTGCGCGAGGCGCTGCAGATCGGTCCGGACACCCCGATCATCACGACGGACGCCCGCCACCGCTCGGATGCGAAGAGTGCCCTGATCACGCTGGTCGAGCACGCTTTGATGGCACGGCTGCGCTAG
- a CDS encoding DUF742 domain-containing protein, translated as MTPPNASHDPYAEPYEDEGDQPLVRPYAMTGGRTRPRYQLAIEALISTTADPAALMGLLPEHQRICHLCREVKSVAEVSALLAMPLGVARILVADLAEAGLVAIHQPGGDESTGAPDVTLLERVLSGLRKL; from the coding sequence ATGACCCCGCCCAACGCCTCTCATGATCCGTACGCGGAGCCGTACGAGGATGAGGGCGACCAGCCGCTGGTACGTCCGTACGCGATGACCGGCGGCCGGACCCGGCCGCGCTACCAGCTCGCCATAGAGGCCCTGATCAGCACCACGGCCGACCCGGCGGCACTGATGGGCCTGCTCCCCGAGCACCAGCGCATCTGCCACCTGTGCCGTGAGGTGAAGTCGGTGGCCGAGGTGTCGGCGCTCCTGGCCATGCCGCTCGGTGTGGCCCGCATCCTCGTCGCGGACCTCGCCGAGGCGGGTCTCGTCGCCATCCACCAGCCGGGCGGCGACGAGAGCACCGGCGCTCCGGACGTGACACTGCTCGAAAGGGTGCTCAGTGGACTTCGCAAGCTCTGA
- a CDS encoding roadblock/LC7 domain-containing protein, with amino-acid sequence MSQAAQNLNWLITNFVDNTPGVSHTVVVSADGLLLAMSEGFPRDRADQLAAVASGLTSLTAGASRIFEGGNVAQTVVEMERGFLFLMSVSDGSSLAVLAHPDCDIGLVGYEMALLVDRAGAVLTPDLRAELQGSLLH; translated from the coding sequence ATGAGCCAGGCGGCACAGAACCTGAACTGGTTGATCACCAACTTCGTGGACAACACCCCCGGGGTGTCCCACACCGTCGTCGTGTCCGCCGACGGACTCCTTCTGGCGATGTCCGAGGGTTTTCCGCGCGACCGCGCCGACCAGCTCGCGGCCGTCGCGTCGGGTCTCACCTCGCTGACGGCCGGGGCCTCCCGGATCTTCGAGGGCGGCAACGTGGCACAGACGGTCGTCGAGATGGAGCGGGGTTTCCTGTTCCTGATGTCCGTCTCGGACGGCTCGTCGCTGGCCGTGCTCGCGCACCCGGACTGCGACATCGGCCTGGTCGGCTACGAGATGGCCCTGCTCGTCGACCGCGCGGGGGCGGTCCTCACGCCTGATCTCCGCGCCGAACTACAGGGCAGTCTGCTTCACTGA